A single window of Verrucomicrobiota bacterium DNA harbors:
- a CDS encoding ISKra4 family transposase yields the protein MARFQAGEPNGVAVQQLEVLVRTALFKPANALIGFLLQQAAERADGAYQPKQGDHWKGRLPLDVQGMFGHFQIWRDYYYNGKSQGYHPADTALGLEGAYTPALARLMCLEGAEEESFDQAEAHLRETGGIGVAARQIHRVVQRVGPAAVAWQARDSQPATEPVPVMYVSADGTGVPMRPAELVGRQGKQPDGTAKTRLAYLGCVFTQHGRDAQGHPLRDYQSTTYVVSFDTSEAFGLLLRREALRRGSAKAQQLVLLVDGAASLETVGRLNFPGAIQIVDFYHAMEHVGAVLEALWGKDHPATKKQRGKWAKLLLQDGVEKMIGQARQLAGAPPCRAKVEQALGYFVRNVARMQYGTFRQRGYFIGSGVIEAGCKTVIGMRCKQSGMRWSEPGAENILTFRCLKHSHRLDSFWKERLNQHAARNDALPLAA from the coding sequence ATGGCGCGTTTCCAGGCTGGGGAACCCAACGGGGTGGCCGTCCAGCAACTGGAAGTGCTGGTGCGCACCGCCCTCTTCAAGCCGGCCAACGCGCTGATCGGCTTCCTGCTGCAACAGGCCGCCGAGCGGGCCGATGGGGCCTACCAGCCCAAACAGGGCGATCACTGGAAGGGACGGCTGCCGCTGGACGTACAGGGCATGTTCGGCCACTTCCAGATTTGGCGCGACTACTACTACAATGGAAAGAGCCAGGGGTATCATCCAGCGGATACGGCGTTGGGCTTGGAAGGGGCCTATACCCCGGCGCTGGCCCGCCTGATGTGCTTGGAAGGTGCGGAGGAGGAAAGTTTTGATCAAGCCGAAGCGCATCTGCGGGAAACCGGGGGCATCGGGGTGGCGGCCAGGCAGATTCATCGCGTGGTCCAACGGGTGGGACCGGCCGCCGTGGCGTGGCAAGCGCGGGACAGCCAACCGGCGACCGAGCCGGTGCCGGTGATGTACGTCAGCGCCGATGGCACAGGGGTGCCGATGCGGCCGGCGGAACTGGTGGGGCGCCAGGGAAAACAACCCGATGGCACGGCCAAAACCCGGCTGGCCTATTTGGGGTGCGTGTTCACGCAACACGGTCGGGATGCTCAAGGCCACCCGCTCCGCGATTACCAATCCACTACCTACGTGGTGAGCTTTGATACCAGCGAAGCGTTTGGCCTCCTCCTGCGTCGGGAAGCCCTGCGGCGCGGGAGCGCCAAAGCGCAACAGTTGGTCCTCCTCGTCGACGGCGCAGCCAGTCTGGAAACCGTGGGCCGGCTCAATTTTCCCGGGGCCATCCAGATTGTCGATTTCTATCATGCGATGGAGCATGTGGGGGCGGTGTTGGAGGCCCTGTGGGGCAAGGACCACCCCGCGACCAAAAAACAACGGGGAAAATGGGCCAAACTGTTGCTCCAGGACGGCGTGGAGAAAATGATCGGGCAGGCGCGCCAACTGGCTGGCGCGCCACCGTGCCGCGCCAAGGTGGAGCAGGCCTTGGGTTACTTTGTCCGCAACGTGGCCCGAATGCAGTACGGAACCTTCCGCCAAAGAGGCTACTTTATTGGCTCTGGGGTCATTGAAGCCGGGTGCAAGACGGTCATCGGCATGCGGTGCAAACAGTCGGGCATGCGGTGGTCGGAACCGGGAGCCGAAAACATCCTGACCTTCCGCTGCCTCAAACATAGCCACCGGCTGGATTCCTTCTGGAAAGAGCGCCTCAATCAGCACGCCGCACGTAATGACGCGCTCCCGTTGGCTGCGTAA
- a CDS encoding DUF6788 family protein, translated as MKQQTKSQILAEIAQIKLMERGKLSTYTVKNRAHPAGPYYKLQRWEQGKNHTQYVRPEQVPLLQAALGEHARFQQLIEQLAQLVILDTRQQLETLVTGVKKKTRPPTSCWPKTRKSSS; from the coding sequence ATGAAACAACAAACCAAGTCGCAAATTCTGGCCGAAATCGCTCAAATTAAACTGATGGAACGCGGTAAGCTTTCCACTTACACCGTCAAGAACCGGGCTCACCCCGCCGGGCCCTATTACAAACTGCAACGTTGGGAGCAGGGCAAAAACCACACCCAATACGTGCGGCCCGAGCAAGTTCCTTTGCTCCAAGCCGCGCTGGGGGAACATGCCCGATTTCAACAACTGATCGAACAGTTGGCCCAATTAGTCATCCTCGACACCCGTCAACAACTCGAAACGCTCGTCACCGGGGTAAAAAAAAAGACGCGGCCCCCGACCTCCTGCTGGCCCAAGACCAGGAAATCCAGCAGTTAA